The Montipora foliosa isolate CH-2021 unplaced genomic scaffold, ASM3666993v2 scaffold_104, whole genome shotgun sequence genome window below encodes:
- the LOC137985797 gene encoding uncharacterized protein, producing MASVSQEFQGRDQANGSGKVKVTILASEWGSSKGGLSTINRKLAIQLAKFSEVEITFFVPQCSEGDRKEALRHNINIVEAIKFVGYEDLELLSFPPDDPQIEVVIGHGVKLGRQAQVIRYRHKCKWVQVVHTDPEELGMFKSYPDPISKGEEKHNIEVKLCEEADFVVAIGPKLAESFRRYLQCCKNHETIFDFTPGIFEEFLSVDQGLQERKDCTVLVFGRGDAEDFQLKGFDIVGKAVASLADTHLIFVGAPDGKYQEIAQSLLECDLPANCLRVRGYVKCRESLRKLFCEVDLVVMPSRTDGFGLTGLEALSAGLPVLVSKNSGFGESLSKVPFGSSFVIDSEKPEVWAAAIKNIWDKERQSRLEEVQVLRSSCERKYSWTKQSDALLVKIINLVRARLRLQIDCEAITRASAQTGTGTAVTPQQPQEVTQGARGVPSSSNEQHAVVPPSLAAESELYGGIPFTEIDTQTVLNTIAYRSFQRLDPSTPEQMNEFVLYLERVHKAVVVGVKSGSLVITVEVSSLQSLEDLWEDYSLGHVNKMAQKYLVTKELLEEFGLLEVKLTTFIAEEEYRACQEYFSGRRRERPQSGTQLIDEQGNLSEKLKMMKMSSTTRMESNLEVSKAVDLSTQQKDVDWVAGSADYSPVWEGDKTKQLSEADFTQSRGNIPKTATRPLGLSEKMQILVDPFIGEKFYLEVGPSDSVEKVKTKILEKTGIPPDQQVLSFKGELLKDERTLSDYHIDKESTPYLLFRCHDEATVFVRTLSVPPVTISLRVKASDSVESLKRKIMVEEGTPVESQRLVLAGRQLEDGCTLTDCGIEDESTVHLLVRYRGGGIRIYVKLPNGKVITLGVGPDMLIEDVKLKIQDEEGISPDKQQLFFGSRKLENGRTLRYYNIQNESTLMCWL from the exons ATGGCTTCTGTTTCACAAGAATTTCAAGGGCGCGACCAAGCTAATGGATCTGGTAAAGTTAAAGTCACTATTTTGGCTTCTGAATGGGGATCAAGTAAGGGCGGACTTTCCACCATAAACAGAAAGTTAGCCATTCAGTTGGCAAAATTCTCTGAAGTTGAAATCACTTTCTTTGTGCCACAATGCAGTGAAGGGGACAGGAAAGAAGCCCTCAGACACAACATAAACATTGTTGAAGCAATAAAGTTTGTTGGTTATGAAGATCTGGAGTTACTTAGCTTTCCACCAGATGATCCACAAATCGAGGTGGTCATTGGTCATGGAGTGAAACTTGGCCGTCAGGCACAAGTTATAAGATATCGTCACAAATGCAAATGGGTGCAAGTGGTGCATACAGACCCAGAGGAGCTGGGAATGTTTAAATCCTACCCAGATCCAATTTCCAAGGGTGAAGAAAAGCACAATATTGAAGTCAAGCTTTGTGAAGAAGCTGACTTTGTGGTAGCAATTGGACCCAAGCTAGCTGAGTCTTTCCGTAGATATCTTCAATGTTGTAAAAACCATGAGACAATTTTTGACTTTACTCCTGGtatttttgaagaatttctGAGTGTTGATCAAGGCCTTCAGGAAAGAAAAGACTGCACTGTTTTGGTGTTTGGCCGCGGTGATGCAGAAGATTTTCAGTTAAAGGGATTTGACATTGTAGGAAAGGCTGTTGCCTCACTTGCTGACACTCATCTTATCTTTGTTGGAGCACCTGATGGAAAATATCAGGAGATAGCACAATCGCTCTTGGAGTGCGATCTACCAGCTAATTGCCTGAGGGTTAGAGGCTACGTCAAGTGCAGAGAAAGCTTAAGGAAATTATTTTGTGAGGTAGATCTAGTAGTCATGCCTTCTAGAACTGACGGCTTTGGGTTGACTGGTCTTGAGGCTTTGTCAGCTGGTCTGCCAGTTCTTGTCAGCAAAAACTCTGGATTTGGGGAATCCCTAAGCAAAGTACCATTTGGCTCATCATTTGTGATTGACTCAGAGAAACCCGAGGTATGGGCTGCTGCCATCAAGAACATCTGGGATAAAGAGAGGCAAAGTCGGCTTGAGGAGGTTCAGGTTTTACGCTCGTCATGTGAGCGGAAATACAGTTGGACCAAACAAAGTGACGCCCTTCTCGTCAAGATAATCAACCTTGTTCGTG ctcGTCTTCGACTTCAAATTGATTGTGAGGCTATCACTCGAGCTAGTGCACAGACAGGCACTGGGACAGCAGTAACTCCACAGCAACCCCAAGAAGTTACTCAGGGAGCGAGAGGAGTGCCTAGCTCCTCAAATGAACAGCATGCAGTGGTCCCGCCCAGTTTGGCGGCAGAAAGTGAATTATATGGAGGCATTCCATTTACAGAGATTGATACACAAACAGTTTTAAATACCATTGCCTACAGGTCCTTTCAGAGATTAGATCCATCAACACCGGAGCAAATGAATGAGTTTGTACTCTATCTTGAAAGGGTGCACAAAGCCGTGGTTGTTGGTGTAAAGTCAGGTAGCTTAGTAATCACTGTGGAAGTAAGTTCTCTGCAAAGCCTGGAGGACCTGTGGGAAGATTATTCCTTAGGTCATGTGAATAAAATGGCTCAGAAATATCTCGTGACAAAGGAGCTTTTGGAGGAGTTTGGCCTGCTTGAGGTGAAATTGACAACATTCATCGCTGAAGAGGAGTACAGAGCTTGTCAAGAGTATTTTTCTG GACGTCGACGCGAGAGACCTCAGAGCGGTACACAATTAATAGATGAGCAAGGCAATCTCTCAGAgaagttgaaaatgatgaaaatgtcgTCAACAACAAGGATGGAAAGTAATCTTGAGGTATCCAAGGCAGTTGATCTATCAACACAACAAAAGGATGTTGACTGGGTTGCTGGGTCGGCCGATTATTCGCCTGTCTGGGAGGGtgacaagacaaaacaactGTCAGAAGCGGATTTTACCCAGAGTCGGGGAAATATTCCCAAAACGGCTACCCGACCCTTGGGTCTTTCAGAGAAAATGCAAATCTTGGTCGACCCTTTTATTGGTGAAAAATTCTATTTAGAAGTCGGACCAAGTGATTCTGTTGAGAAAGTGAAGACGAAAATTTTGGAGAAAACAGGGATACCACCAGATCAGCAGGTACTCAGCTTTAAGGGTGAGCTACTGAAAGATGAGCGCACTTTAAGTGACTACCACATTGACAAGGAATCCACTCCGTATTTGCTGTTTCGATGCCATGATGAGGCGACCGTCTTTGTCAGAACGCTTAGTGTTCCACCTGTAACTATAAGTCTACGCGTTAAGGCAAGCGATTCTGTTGAGAGCTTGAAGAGGAAAATTATGGTCGAAGAAGGTACACCAGTAGAAAGCCAAAGACTTGTCTTAGCTGGAAGACAACTGGAAGATGGCTGTACTCTAACTGACTGCGGGATTGAGGACGAAAGCACAGTGCATTTGTTGGTGAGGTACCGTGGAGGCGGCATCCGCATTTACGTAAAGTTGCCGAATGGAAAGGTGATCACGTTAGGAGTGGGACCAGATATGCTTATCGAGGACGTAAAGTTGAAGATTCAGGACGAAGAAGGCATCTCCCCTGATAAACAGCAGCTTTTTTTTGGCAGCAGGAAGCTCGAAAATGGTCGCACTTTGCGTTACTACAATATTCAGAATGAATCGACCTTAATGTGTTGGTTGTAA